In Apis cerana isolate GH-2021 linkage group LG3, AcerK_1.0, whole genome shotgun sequence, the sequence ttaagaaatgaaattattgtataatttgtattatgaaagttaatgtaaaatttgattGGTATATTTTCGTAACTAACAATTTTACATTCCTATAAAGATAATcaggttttttaattaatattagagtatttttaaattatattacatttttataatatagaaatataattattgctcGATTACAAAAGAGCAttgttttaacaaatttaaaatatggttttatacaatttaaatgtcTCTTTGTATGTAGAACTTATCAATTGATATTCATTGAGagcaattatttatagaaatattttatagaagaatATACTCTTGATACttcatcaattaaaaatttatctgtgaatctgtataattataatatataaaattttatagaaaattttcatgataCTTGAACTTCTtataatatgtacaattttgtaatgatatatatttaattaaataataaaaacttcgatatgtttctttataaattcatttgaaatataaaaaaaatattaatgacaaattttgtattttacatcaattattttgcatttatgtATCATGCAAGTTTTCTTCTAACTTGTtgtatagtaataaaaaaaatgacaaaatacCGCAAATTATACATGTGAcatgtttaataaaacataatgcggactgagaaaaatataataattaactttgtGATAGAATTTCgtaagaattaaatagaaaatgatttttataatcattatcatCTTAGAAATGcagagatattattttaatctattcaaatgaattaattttatacatttcaatttatatgaaaaaaatgaaatttacattttctataatttttatattgttaatgataacacaataatattttacacgtGCGCGCGTGTATAGAACAATCTATTATGATTTgtaattacatttacattagGTACTTTTACATGCATACCTACATTCTCAAATCATGAAAATGCATtggtacaataaataataattacaacgacaagaaattataaaatagcttTGTGTGtagtttattatatctttatgaaattatttgtttacatatttatcttcttaattgaattattcataatattattcataataatacgcaaaaatatttgcaatctaatggaaattattaaaatgttcattattagaaattacgttcaaaaaaaaaattagttaataacatttaatcgCATTTTCAACTATGATGATTTATAAAGGAATGGTATGCATAAATTCtcattatagataaaaagtttatttgaataaaaattgcagaTGTATATCATAAATGTTGATTAAAatagaacaatttttaataaattgataaaaacaaaCATATATGTTGCAAAATATTTGCTGAAGATATTTGAATACTTTATATACGAAGCgcaatatttctgaaaaattaaaatcttatttttactttataatgaACGATAATGGAActgttttattgttattgataattacttgtatagtaaaattttatttgtattttttgtacatGATCTAAAGAATGTAGATATATTGTGCcttttgtatattgtatatttgtatataaacatattttacataaaatattgtaataatgtagtctattaatataaacaataaataaaacttcagagaatgtttattttatttaatgaatttttcacaccttgttattatttctttcttgacattgtttaaattattttaatattttagtattaataaaattataatgttttttacaaataaaaattttatgtagtaTTAATTAAGCAAAATGGcacataaatatgaaaaaaaattatatctatatatacatacgcgtatttatataatacattggtatatttatttgtaatataaattttatacaaagtaAAGCACAATGCATATACCTATTTCGTATAACTTATTTAGTAAAATGCACAGTATTtacatttttgcaaaaaaatatataagataaatttttcttattgcaaatgtttgaaattttctttgtaatttagcataataaatgatacattatgatatttataatatataaatgttacacTTATTTAAACATCACATTggaaatttacttattaattatatttctttataactattagatttaaattacatttctttaTAACTATTAGCATACttcatatattacaataatatttacatatatgtttcattgataatatataatatcaaaaacgtacaaaagtgaaaatataattatatatttttcaaaaaacttgAGATATGTAATCACCCAAACGAAGGGGcatagaaaatttctatataatttttaccaaaattttgtatcaaatacatcgaaatatcaattcgaaaaataaattacataactaGTtagttttatatctattttgctTCTGTATTGCATGGCAATAATACAAAGTGAAAAATCGCTTCTACAGTCGAATCAACTATAacgcattattaaatataatttcattatagttaagaatttacattaatattaacatataatgaTCATACcagattttcaatattttaatttttaaaaattttaattgtattaataaacatattatatatattattaactaaatgttcaatttatatttttaattattcttatgttatttaattgtttttcatacatcattatatgtatgaaattataaatgcatTATAGTAAAAACGATTGTATTAAACGATACtaagtatttatttgtaatattgagCGCATTTTGGGATTTTGGCGGAATGTGACAAGTCGTTTTACTTGTAGATATTAtgcataatagaataaaatattttctcagaatatatgtatatatatatatgtgtgtgtatatatatatatatatacacacatatgtaTAAACCATTATTGTGCGCGCTTGCTACTTATGTTTTTAATGATCAAAGAATTGACCTTCAgactttaagaaaaatatattgtaatatttatattttggaatttaaaaaatttctaaatgtattattttcataattatctcaaaatagttgttattcttggaaacttaaataaaattttttggatcTTTTCATCCATGGAATGTTCTAGTTTAATTGGAAACTATACCTTgccaaaaatcttaaaaaatattcaaaagtacacttaaattttttatatgaatttatattgacaTTATTACTATCATTGAatctatatcattttttcttttatcttcttattttcttaaaaactcTTTCAAATAAACAGCTaacatatatgaattaaattggaattataaatatttcaaatgtatataacaatcaacaataattaattaaatggaaacaatttttttttaattagttagaaataatatttgtaaaaaaaaaaacaatgaaaaaataatcatacaaTTTGTGCACACAAACGCATTTCTTAATtcactataatatttttataacgtatCTCATAGTTACGTTTACTAAATTTGTACAACACAAAAAATACGTATTCACAAACAGAAGAATATTAATGCATTGCTACTGTTTGTTAATAGTGTGaaaacaattgatattttaaatttaattttggttTGAATCTTGATATTATACCTTGAATTTATAGCACCGTATAAATGacttatatgtaaaaatttaatccaatttaatatttgttttaaattatcatatctatatttctatCGTGCTACAATAATGTCCTGTTAATATTGCCATAATGTCTTCTAATTAttcctaaaaagaaaaaaattttatgaatacatatttaaGGAAAACAAATATTGCTACTTAAAACAAACAGACGATAAATCATCATTTCAGTAAAAAATCAGTAAgagattttgtaattttctttttaatattaacagaatattattgtatatccattatttataaatttggcTCAATACACgactctttcatttttaataatttacagtaATTTATCATCacataaaatttccaatttttgaatatgaattatcttaaatataattttttaaacattgtgATATATGAACGTTTTTTCGACGTTCAAGTCACATTGtgttttaactttaatatataaaattataaatattgaattagtaaacaaaaaatatttctttctgaaaGAGTTTTACGTGAGAATATTGCGTACACTAACGCGAAAAATGcagtaaaatttattccttcaagaaaaataaataaataaacaaaactgcttttccttttaaaataaaaaaaaaatgaatagaaacaTAATTTAGAGTTCTAGTTCTTCGGCAGTACGAGAGAGTCTATGATTATCAATACGTCTGCGTTGGCTGCGTCTAACTGCATCTGCTCGTCGGTATGGTTCCGATCTAAGCCCAAGAAGAATATCTTCTAGAGCACCATTATAAACTTCATCCTGCTGCAGCAATTTCTTCTCCTGAACCagtcttgttttatttttcaattcatttatcaCAGCATCCTATATCAAATTAGCAATTATTCATTAGGTTTttgttgattaataatatattccattaaaagaaaaaagatgaattgttttatgtttaaaacatttatatattatatattaagtcTCCTTTTTCTGTAATTGTCCAATgtctttattatatcttaaataattttatatctaaaaatttttgttcaataatCATACTTCAAAAAAcatactatttatttaattaatatatatattaatatattaatatttatatttaatttaaaatttattcttatattatatgatgtgttctttaaaatatctgtattttaataatgcaaacatatacatataatttccattaaaatatttaaaaacatattttttatatatataattttttatataaaaaattttataattaaaaattattttttaaatttaaatctgtaatcgagtataaaatagattagaataattaaaaaaatatataattcttatgaaaattctaaattgctgaaaagaaaaatctttcaaattaataaacatttaataatcaaatttataattatgatggatttttaaatttcttccacaaatattaaatctaatttaatattttgttacatcattaatttatatgcgtttaatctgaaatttttaGCAGTAGCATAGGAAAGTGATAACAGAGGATTTCTCTCTCAAGCAACATCAATGCAAGCTAGAATACATgccaatacattttttaattttttgttaatgatATGAATCGGGTAAACATACCACGAAATTTGAAAGACAGTTCTTTAAcagtataaaaagatataaaaagataagagtcaattataattttacattgttcgtttaattataattttaattgttttatataaaatttgtatttaataatctaaataatattagtaatttaaataaaataatgataaaaaaataaagaaattaaattaaatataacttttaatagataaaaataaataaggaaaatttaaaataaattagataaaaaaattttgaatatttaattaaaaaatataaaaaactgttCTCAAAAACGTggttttatgatatttcaatatgtGTATCTCGAACGTTAATAAAAGCTAAACTTACATGTGTGTTGTTTAACAATAAGCATAGTGTATGTGCAAATGCGATAGATTAAAGTATGTCATTAGAAGGAAGTGAGTAAGGAGAGACTTACATGTTGTGAATTGTTTCTATATTGTTACGTTCTGAGCTCCAGTTCATTAAGATGCCGATGTAACAGACTCTTGTTTGTGTTACAGCAAAATTTCGGTGACTTTAAAtccaaataaatatgtaacaaataagaaaaatagacTTTCGTGAGATATCTTAATAGATATCAATGTCTGTTCTTAAAACGGAAAAATATGCTAAAAGAGcactttcgaaataattaaaattattatgctcATCTGATAATCCCTGAAAAATATCATGCTATTTCACAACATGCAGCAAAAAGAAATGCCTTATATTCATTTTCGCACGAGCAttgtaatttacaaaaattttcaaaaaataatctttttttcttaattgatacatatataaagaataaagttgAATAGTATCtccatatataatttgttttgaaatttgttgtttgtttgacttaaaatatattagtttgAAAGTTCTAATTATGGACAAATGGATATTAAGAAGTATTGTATTGTGATAGTGGGcgattttagattaaattgtattggattaaatgaaagaaatgaaattttaaatacatataaagtgTCAcaagtaagttttttttagaatatgaaTAATCATGCCttgttaagaataatataaagaagcaATTAGAAAGCGTAagcatattaaaaatcatatgaaattaattttttacattgcaGACATATATTCCCTTTGAATAAGaagcttttaataaaaaaacaaatataaaataagacttTCAAAAACATCTCaagttttaacattatatagaattcgaaaagaaaatatttatttgtaaataagtaatttataaataaaaaatttattcaataccttctctttctttatttttcaattaataaaacaattattatgaaaaaattattatttttcttaacaaaattaaaatagttaatatttcaatagtatatagtatatagtatatatacacatgcatgtttaatattcatttataaaaaatatcagtaattcaagatgaaaataaattttgcaatattgatgttgagagagagagagagagagagagagagagagagagagagagagagagagagagagagagagagagagaatatttagttcaaaatataaatatttatttaatttgtaaaattttatatatataactattacaatttttaatcatttttaaaacatataaaaaaaattaagtcaaCATTCAATTtagagatttaaataaaattttatgtaaaattttatgataaaataaaattttaagaaactaatagagaaaatatgaagcattcatatttataatgtatattatatatatattttttttaatttagaaaaaataaataggttATAAGCTGTCAAATGCATAGCGTGCAACATAAAGAATACCACTTTCTGtatcttttgaaataaataatagaaaaaaataacaatagataattaataaatcgtaCCTGTtgctttttttgatttaatttattacgtttAATAACATCTTCTGAGGCGTTTAAAGCTTCTGCAGCAGCAGCTTCTAATCGACGACGTTGTTCATTTTCTTGATCCGCAgcctgtaaaaaatattttacttattattttaatatattttttattatttttttattaaatattctgctgttctattttctataactttttaattaagaataaaaattttttttataaatctatacaTAACAATACCTTAAATGCCCTTGCGAATCTAacaagaagagagaagaatgtATTAGCATCAGCTTGTCTAGGACTTTCTCCAAAAAATTCAACGCATTCACGGAATGCTTCACCGGCAGCACGAGCATCAGATTTTAAACGACGCAATTTTTCTTcagaattatttaagaaatctcGCAAGACAGtattatgtttttctttacCACGAAGTTCGAATTCTTTCCTTACAAGATCCATTCCTTTTTCTAATTCGTGTACATCGGTAGTTATATTTTCCAATGAcactagaaaaataaaaaaaagaaaatattcagaaatacgatataaaaatattacacaaaaaattatttaataattaatatatcaatgtaCCAGTCGCAGCTTTATCAATGTACATAAGTTccgattcgaaattaattaattctggaAACTTGACTCGTATTGTTGCtacaatataatgtaaaaggcACATTCTCTTGTCCGTTGATTTCGTATCGAGTAATGTGTCTAAACTTTGAAGTTTAAACCCGTACGCTGGGCCTCGTTTgctactatttaaataatttccaaaagcAAGGATAATTTCTAATACTGCTCGTAGTTTCTTTGAACTTTTAACTGAACTTGAAGCAGATATCACAGCATGTATTTGTGGCGTAATAAGATGTAAATTGTCAAAAAAGTTtccaatataattcataatagataACTTCGTTGATATCCTTTCTACTTTACCGagttgcattaaaaatttatcttcttcaGTTAGAagattaacatttttcttttctataatatattcccTATATGCTTTTATCTgtaatacgataaatttttattttattataattaccaatatttctctatattatttttatagatagaaCGAACAAaagttgtaaaatataaaagttgtaGAATAAATCATACTTCTTGGTCTGTAGGCACCATACGTTGTAATAATTCTACATTTTCCAACGAAAGTACTTTTAAATCCAAAGCATTTACTGCcataataactttttctaCTGgcatttccatttttcttcgcgatatagctatatgaaaataaaattttttatttggtttaaaatctttaaaattttgtttgaaaatttaatttgaaattttcataccGATATTTCGCAATCTGGTATGTTCTAAAAGCGACACATTTTCTGGCTTCTTAAATCTTTTACTAGGAAAGCTTTGAAGACCATCGATTTCATTATTGCCATTAGCAACATGACTTCCCattccaattttaaatctttcttcgaaatcggaaaaatctatataattgtGCAGTCGATCATCATCCAgttcattaaaaatagtacCTCGTACTTGATTAGGTTTCAATGCAATCCAATTAAGCGTGGGAAGtttatatttcgtttgaaCCTGCAATTCAAGAATCACAggagtattaaatttttatttattcaaataatgctttatacatttaataacatttaattattccaataaacgtatattaaaaatttctataaaaaaaagaaaaaggaaaacataCCTTTCGTTTAATAGTCATTGCTCCATCTGGTGCTTGCATCATTCCAGCAGGTGGTGGAGGTATAGGCGCAGGTGGCGGTAATTTTTGATCTCCCGGAGAAAGAGGTGCCATAGGAGGTGGTGGTGGACACGGAGGTGGAGGTGGTGGAGGTGGCGCTGGAGCGGACGGTGGAGGTTCTTCTAATGTCGGAGACGGAGTCGAATTAAGCGTAGAGCATGTAACATTATCTGAATTACTAACAGGACTCGTAGCACATCCATTTCGAAGATTGGCTgcttaaatttcaaagtaatgtacgttatattaaatgataaaaattttgtgaagTTATTtaagatacaaaaaaatctttaacatACTTGATGAACCCTTCGTGAGAGTGCCAGTAAGTGTTtccaattcgattattttattttctaaaacgcTTTGTCTTCTAGCAGAATCTTGTTTTTGCCTTTTCAAAGCAGTCAATTCTTCTTCAGCCAATCGACGAGCTTCTACAGCATCAGCATATTCTACTTTTAATGCACCTAATTCAGTCTCTAATTCCGCTAATTTTGCAAGCGATTCTCTTTCTAATTCTGTCATCCTATCGTGTGCCTATTTTTGAAACGTTCaacaaataattgtttagTAAAAAACTAACGTaagaaatagatagaaatttttaaatttaactaacATGACCAAGTTCATCTTCTAATTCAGCTACTTTTTCTAATGCAGCAGTCTTCGTTTCACTGTCTTCCATTAAGGCAGCTACATCAAATACGTTATCTAGATACGCAGAGATTTGAacctagaaaaaaatttgtcaaattaagataaaatgcTGAATATTGTTTCagagattgaaaaatgatacaatatcgtaaaaatatttatgtaatatccGATATATTACgcgaaaatagaattataaagaaaattaataattacaaatacaaaaacttttacttttaaatacaatacacaaatacaatacaaatctttatttatatatcctttTCACTTATCccttttttaatggaaatttgaAGCTTTCTATACCAAAAGCTTTTCTAAATAAAGGTTTCGTATACGAGGCTTCAATCGAAGCTTAAACTTAACacgacaataataattaaaaaaaaaaatctgccaACCTGCAAATCCTCGCTCTCGGTATGCCTCAGTTTCTCGAGATACTCGTCCAAACCAAGTTTGGTAAATTCATATTGCAAATGAACCCTGAAATTCATATCTTCTACCGAATGAACAACGATATTTACGAATTGCATACAGGCAACCATGAATTCTATGTGAAAACTATCATATTGGGTGAAGTATGCCATAAGCGTAGTAAATCGTCGTCGCTCCGAGCAAACTTCCTTGAAGTTGTCGAACGCGGAGAGAATAATTTCATGGCCACCCTTTACCAAACAGATAGCAGCAAGAAGTTCCAAAACTAGAGCTTTCGTTCTGaaaacagaatatttttaattctataaggaaatttaattaatttatacgaaaGCTCGGGGAAGAAATATCTTTACCTTAAACTCTTGTGCATCAAACTGAGCGCGATGCAGTTGATCGCCTCGCGATGCTGAATGACCATGTTGAAACCGTACTGtgaaatacaattatacaaatatctaAGATTTAAACTTGATAcgcgttatatttttaagagaaatttttcaacgagcacaaaatatttcataactttaaatataattattaaaaaaggaataaaagaaaaaaaatttgcgtcgtaatttttatatcgtttatcACGCACGTATTCCCGTACCTTGTTATTCATGATAGCACGCATGCATAATATGCAAACATGAATGTCATCTTTCGCTTCGCCCATGTTCAGTCGTGCCACGTGTCGAGATCTTCTTTTAACGCCAGGACTGTCTTTAAGTTCGTGGAGTGGCGGTCTGAGGCAACCGTTATTCAAGGGTGAAGTATCCCCGGAACCAACTGAAAATATAGTTCACAATTCaccgatttaatttaatttctaatacagACATAAAGATGATGTCGTATAAATTCTTACCGgtttgcaatttttcttcaGAACTCGCATGAGATTCCAGCAGGCGTTGCTCGTGCCTCATCATGAGTAATCTGAAGCTGAGGTAGTCTATAAGGGCGTCTAAACCCTGGTTTTCTTCGTCTAGGAACTCCCTTACCCACCTGAACCGATCAAATTAGAGTACATTTATTAGAAGAACGAATCCAATCGATATTTTCGCgccattttaataatcgaaattaactCGTAGTTAAAGCATAATATACGTTAAGACAGCTTACTCTATATGATTCGTGCGCAAGGAAATTTCCAAATCCCGTAATACTTGAGTCGACGTTGACTCTCCAACCA encodes:
- the LOC108001102 gene encoding formin-like protein isoform X3; the encoded protein is MGIVQSRAGESDGGVREVFIGGIKGGTPLQSYQPSLGMGSLGGPHARSGSVRGAPRQPMPDAVELERRFTKVLASMDLPPDKAKLLKQYDNEKKWDIICDQERVQAKDPPSHYLAKLRTYLDPKASRSHRKRKMVGESTSTQVLRDLEISLRTNHIEWVREFLDEENQGLDALIDYLSFRLLMMRHEQRLLESHASSEEKLQTVGSGDTSPLNNGCLRPPLHELKDSPGVKRRSRHVARLNMGEAKDDIHVCILCMRAIMNNKYGFNMVIQHREAINCIALSLMHKSLRTKALVLELLAAICLVKGGHEIILSAFDNFKEVCSERRRFTTLMAYFTQYDSFHIEFMVACMQFVNIVVHSVEDMNFRVHLQYEFTKLGLDEYLEKLRHTESEDLQVQISAYLDNVFDVAALMEDSETKTAALEKVAELEDELGHAHDRMTELERESLAKLAELETELGALKVEYADAVEARRLAEEELTALKRQKQDSARRQSVLENKIIELETLTGTLTKGSSTANLRNGCATSPVSNSDNVTCSTLNSTPSPTLEEPPPSAPAPPPPPPPPCPPPPPMAPLSPGDQKLPPPAPIPPPPAGMMQAPDGAMTIKRKVQTKYKLPTLNWIALKPNQVRGTIFNELDDDRLHNYIDFSDFEERFKIGMGSHVANGNNEIDGLQSFPSKRFKKPENVSLLEHTRLRNIAISRRKMEMPVEKVIMAVNALDLKVLSLENVELLQRMVPTDQEIKAYREYIIEKKNVNLLTEEDKFLMQLGKVERISTKLSIMNYIGNFFDNLHLITPQIHAVISASSSVKSSKKLRAVLEIILAFGNYLNSSKRGPAYGFKLQSLDTLLDTKSTDKRMCLLHYIVATIRVKFPELINFESELMYIDKAATVSLENITTDVHELEKGMDLVRKEFELRGKEKHNTVLRDFLNNSEEKLRRLKSDARAAGEAFRECVEFFGESPRQADANTFFSLLVRFARAFKAADQENEQRRRLEAAAAEALNASEDVIKRNKLNQKKQQDAVINELKNKTRLVQEKKLLQQDEVYNGALEDILLGLRSEPYRRADAVRRSQRRRIDNHRLSRTAEELEL
- the LOC108001102 gene encoding formin-like protein isoform X4; protein product: MGIVQSRAGESDGGVREVFIGGIKGGTPLQSYQPSLGMGSLGGPHARSGSVRGAPRQPMPDAVELERRFTKVLASMDLPPDKAKLLKQYDNEKKWDIICDQERVQAKDPPSHYLAKLRTYLDPKASRSHRKRKMVGESTSTQVLRDLEISLRTNHIEWVREFLDEENQGLDALIDYLSFRLLMMRHEQRLLESHASSEEKLQTVGSGDTSPLNNGCLRPPLHELKDSPGVKRRSRHVARLNMGEAKDDIHVCILCMRAIMNNKYGFNMVIQHREAINCIALSLMHKSLRTKALVLELLAAICLVKGGHEIILSAFDNFKEVCSERRRFTTLMAYFTQYDSFHIEFMVACMQFVNIVVHSVEDMNFRVHLQYEFTKLGLDEYLEKLRHTESEDLQVQISAYLDNVFDVAALMEDSETKTAALEKVAELEDELGHAHDRMTELERESLAKLAELETELGALKVEYADAVEARRLAEEELTALKRQKQDSARRQSVLENKIIELETLTGTLTKGSSTNLRNGCATSPVSNSDNVTCSTLNSTPSPTLEEPPPSAPAPPPPPPPPCPPPPPMAPLSPGDQKLPPPAPIPPPPAGMMQAPDGAMTIKRKVQTKYKLPTLNWIALKPNQVRGTIFNELDDDRLHNYIDFSDFEERFKIGMGSHVANGNNEIDGLQSFPSKRFKKPENVSLLEHTRLRNIAISRRKMEMPVEKVIMAVNALDLKVLSLENVELLQRMVPTDQEIKAYREYIIEKKNVNLLTEEDKFLMQLGKVERISTKLSIMNYIGNFFDNLHLITPQIHAVISASSSVKSSKKLRAVLEIILAFGNYLNSSKRGPAYGFKLQSLDTLLDTKSTDKRMCLLHYIVATIRVKFPELINFESELMYIDKAATVSLENITTDVHELEKGMDLVRKEFELRGKEKHNTVLRDFLNNSEEKLRRLKSDARAAGEAFRECVEFFGESPRQADANTFFSLLVRFARAFKAADQENEQRRRLEAAAAEALNASEDVIKRNKLNQKKQQDAVINELKNKTRLVQEKKLLQQDEVYNGALEDILLGLRSEPYRRADAVRRSQRRRIDNHRLSRTAEELEL
- the LOC108001102 gene encoding formin-like protein isoform X2; this encodes MGIVQSRAGESDGGVREVFIGGIKGGTPLQSYQPSLGMGSLGGPHARSGSVRGAPRQPMPDAVELERRFTKVLASMDLPPDKAKLLKQYDNEKKWDIICDQERVQAKDPPSHYLAKLRTYLDPKASRSHRSYRFLTFFQKRKMVGESTSTQVLRDLEISLRTNHIEWVREFLDEENQGLDALIDYLSFRLLMMRHEQRLLESHASSEEKLQTVGSGDTSPLNNGCLRPPLHELKDSPGVKRRSRHVARLNMGEAKDDIHVCILCMRAIMNNKYGFNMVIQHREAINCIALSLMHKSLRTKALVLELLAAICLVKGGHEIILSAFDNFKEVCSERRRFTTLMAYFTQYDSFHIEFMVACMQFVNIVVHSVEDMNFRVHLQYEFTKLGLDEYLEKLRHTESEDLQVQISAYLDNVFDVAALMEDSETKTAALEKVAELEDELGHAHDRMTELERESLAKLAELETELGALKVEYADAVEARRLAEEELTALKRQKQDSARRQSVLENKIIELETLTGTLTKGSSTNLRNGCATSPVSNSDNVTCSTLNSTPSPTLEEPPPSAPAPPPPPPPPCPPPPPMAPLSPGDQKLPPPAPIPPPPAGMMQAPDGAMTIKRKVQTKYKLPTLNWIALKPNQVRGTIFNELDDDRLHNYIDFSDFEERFKIGMGSHVANGNNEIDGLQSFPSKRFKKPENVSLLEHTRLRNIAISRRKMEMPVEKVIMAVNALDLKVLSLENVELLQRMVPTDQEIKAYREYIIEKKNVNLLTEEDKFLMQLGKVERISTKLSIMNYIGNFFDNLHLITPQIHAVISASSSVKSSKKLRAVLEIILAFGNYLNSSKRGPAYGFKLQSLDTLLDTKSTDKRMCLLHYIVATIRVKFPELINFESELMYIDKAATVSLENITTDVHELEKGMDLVRKEFELRGKEKHNTVLRDFLNNSEEKLRRLKSDARAAGEAFRECVEFFGESPRQADANTFFSLLVRFARAFKAADQENEQRRRLEAAAAEALNASEDVIKRNKLNQKKQQDAVINELKNKTRLVQEKKLLQQDEVYNGALEDILLGLRSEPYRRADAVRRSQRRRIDNHRLSRTAEELEL
- the LOC108001102 gene encoding formin-like protein isoform X1 → MGIVQSRAGESDGGVREVFIGGIKGGTPLQSYQPSLGMGSLGGPHARSGSVRGAPRQPMPDAVELERRFTKVLASMDLPPDKAKLLKQYDNEKKWDIICDQERVQAKDPPSHYLAKLRTYLDPKASRSHRSYRFLTFFQKRKMVGESTSTQVLRDLEISLRTNHIEWVREFLDEENQGLDALIDYLSFRLLMMRHEQRLLESHASSEEKLQTVGSGDTSPLNNGCLRPPLHELKDSPGVKRRSRHVARLNMGEAKDDIHVCILCMRAIMNNKYGFNMVIQHREAINCIALSLMHKSLRTKALVLELLAAICLVKGGHEIILSAFDNFKEVCSERRRFTTLMAYFTQYDSFHIEFMVACMQFVNIVVHSVEDMNFRVHLQYEFTKLGLDEYLEKLRHTESEDLQVQISAYLDNVFDVAALMEDSETKTAALEKVAELEDELGHAHDRMTELERESLAKLAELETELGALKVEYADAVEARRLAEEELTALKRQKQDSARRQSVLENKIIELETLTGTLTKGSSTANLRNGCATSPVSNSDNVTCSTLNSTPSPTLEEPPPSAPAPPPPPPPPCPPPPPMAPLSPGDQKLPPPAPIPPPPAGMMQAPDGAMTIKRKVQTKYKLPTLNWIALKPNQVRGTIFNELDDDRLHNYIDFSDFEERFKIGMGSHVANGNNEIDGLQSFPSKRFKKPENVSLLEHTRLRNIAISRRKMEMPVEKVIMAVNALDLKVLSLENVELLQRMVPTDQEIKAYREYIIEKKNVNLLTEEDKFLMQLGKVERISTKLSIMNYIGNFFDNLHLITPQIHAVISASSSVKSSKKLRAVLEIILAFGNYLNSSKRGPAYGFKLQSLDTLLDTKSTDKRMCLLHYIVATIRVKFPELINFESELMYIDKAATVSLENITTDVHELEKGMDLVRKEFELRGKEKHNTVLRDFLNNSEEKLRRLKSDARAAGEAFRECVEFFGESPRQADANTFFSLLVRFARAFKAADQENEQRRRLEAAAAEALNASEDVIKRNKLNQKKQQDAVINELKNKTRLVQEKKLLQQDEVYNGALEDILLGLRSEPYRRADAVRRSQRRRIDNHRLSRTAEELEL